The sequence CAAGGATTTTATCATTTTCTGTGTTATGATCGATTACATCCTGGCCTTTAAGCCACTGGGCCACGGTTCTATCCCCCTGAACACCAAAACCTTTGCAGTGTTCTTCTTCAATCAAAGCAAAATACTCAACTTTTTCCCCAGTGCGCCTGTCCTTCGCAACGGCCCGGGCCAAAGGGTACATGCGGCATGATCCAGGGCGGTCATTATAAATAGAACATCCTGAATCCGTAACAAAAGGGCAGGCATGACCGGTGGCCGGATTGGCCTTGAAGGTCAGCACCGGCAGACCAGAGCCGGGTCCGGTATGCCGGGATGTATATTTTTGCAAAAATTGCCCGGAGGGTAAGTTTACGGCATTTTTCATCCTCAAAACATCATATGGCGTCAGCGCCTGATTCAGATCCCTGCAGCATTGATTGAAACAAGGATTATCAGGACTGCAGTTAAATTGCATAGGATCATCCAGCATCACAGGCAGCATCTCATCGTTCATTTTTTTTCCTTTATTATCTTAAAATTATGCTATAAAACGGGTCTTCGACAACAGGCGGATAAATTACCAGGATACAACGGGTTTTTCCAGAGGATTTTAATGTGTGCATTCACAATATATAGTGCCTTGTACGACAAAAAAACATATATATTGTCGATGCAATAATCATTCAAAAAAATTGAAGAAATCATTAAATCATTTTTTTTGAATTTTCTTGACACAGACCTTGTCAGGGTGTTATTCCCATATCATTTGTTCGGAGGAAGAAGGCTCATTGAATGAAATTTTAAAGAAATTCAAGCCATCAACCTCAAAAGCTAAATGTTTTAAATTACAGGCCTTTCGAAACTTTCGGCAGGCCTTAATCTAGATAGAAATAAATTGTCGCACAACGGTATTTGTGCAATTTTGATTAACCTACATTAATGGAGGTATTTTAAATGCCATCTTTTGTAATCGCAGAAAAATGTGACGGCTGTAAAGGCGGGGACAAGACCGCATGCATGTACATCTGCCCCAATGACCTGATGGTTCTGGATGCAAATGCAATGAAAGCTTACAACCAAGAACCGGATCAGTGCTGGGAATGCTACTCTTGCGTAAAAATCTGCCCCTCCCAGGCCATTGAAGTAAGAGGTTACTCTGACTTCGTGCCCATGGGCGCTGCTGTACAGCCCATGATGGGTACTGAGGACATTATGTGGACCTGTAAGTTCAGAAACGGCGTTGTAAAACGCTTCAAATTCCCCATCAGAACCACTCCCGAAGGCGAAGCCAACGCTTATGAAGATCTGAAGGGTAAAGACCTGTCCTCAGGCCTCCTTTCCACTCAGGAAGCCGACGGTTATGTATTGGTAGCTCCCACCGAGCTGGCATAGGTCGCTTAAATTTAATTCTGATACTTATAAAATTTTTGGAGGTATATAATGGCATTACCTAACAAACCTGCTGGTGAAATTAAAGTCGTTAGAGAGCCAGAGGTAGAAAAAAGAGATGTTGATGTTCTGATCGTCGGCGGTGGTATGGCTGCCTGCGGTACTGCATTTGAGATCAAAAAATGGGCTGACGACGACACCAAGATCCTGCTTGTCGATAAAGCTGCTCTTGAACGGTCCGGCGCTGTTGCCCAGGGCCTGTCCGCCATCAACACCTACATTGGTGACAACAAACCTGAAGATTATGTCCGCATGGTTCGTAACGACCTGATGGGTATTGTTCGTGAAGACTTGATCTTTGACCTTGGCCGTCACGTTGACGATTCCGTACATCTGTTCGAAGAATGGGGACTTCCCATCTGGAAAAAAACCGACGACGGAAAAAACCTCGACGGGAAAAAAGGTCAGAAAGCCGGTACCCTTAAAGCTGGAGCAACTCCGGTTCGTACAGGTAAATGGCAGATCATGATCAACGGTGAATCTTACAAGAGAATCGTTGCTGAAGCCGGTAAAAAAGCCCTTGGCGACGAAAACATCCTTGAAAGAGTTTTCATCGTTGAAATCCTCAACGACAAAGATGATCCCACAAGAGCTGCCGGCGCAGTTGGTTTTTCCGTACGTGAAAACAAAGTTTACATCATCAGCGCAAAGGTTATGATGGTTGCCTGCGGTGGCGCGGTTAACATCTACCAGCCCCGTTCCGTTGCTGAAGGTAAAGGCCGTGCATGGTATCCTGTATGGAATGCCGGTTCCACTTACACCATGGCTCTTAGAGCTGGTGCTGAACTCTCCATGATGGAAAACCGTTTCACCCCTGCCCGTTTTAAAGACGGTTACGGTCCTGTTGGTGCTTGGTTCCTGCTGTTCAAAGCAAAAACCGTTAACGGCCTTGGTGAAAACTATGCCGGTTCCGACGATGCCAAAGCTGAGCTTGAAAAATATGCTCCTTATGGAACTGCTGCCGTAACACCGACCTGTCTGCGTAACCATCTGATGATGAAAGAATACAAAGAAGGCCGTGGTCCCATCATCATGGAAACCACCAAAGCACTCGCTGCTCTTGGCGAAACCATGGACAAAAAAGAGCTGAAACATCTTGAGTCAGAAGCTTGGGAAGATTTCCTTGACATGTCCGTTGGTCAGGCTGGTCTGTGGTGTGCAACCAATACAGAGCCCGAGAAAAAAGACTCTGAGATTATGCCCACCGAACCGTACCTACTGGGTTCTCATTCCGGTTGCTGCGGCATCTGGTGTTCCGGTCCCGAAGAAGACTGGGTACCCGATTCCTACAAATGGGGTTACAACAGAATGACCACATGTAAAGGTCTGTTCACTGCCGGTGACGGCGTTGGATGCTCCGGTCATAAATTCTCTTCCGGTTCCCATGCTGAAGGCCGTATTATTGCCAAGTCCATGCTTCAGTACCTGAAAGCCGAAGGCGACAAGGTTTCCGGTTTTGCTGAAACTGATCAGGAACTGGTCGACATGGTTTACTATCCGGTATACAACTACCTGGATAACTGTGAATACACCACAGCTACAGACGTTAACCCCAACTACTGCAAACCTGCCGGTATGGCAATGCGTCTGATGAAAATGACCAATGAGTATGGTGCTGGTACAGCTACATTCTACATGACCAACGGCAAATCCCTCGAAGTTCTCATGGACCTGTTCGAAATGTTCCGTGAAGACCTTGAGAAAATTGCTGCCGGCGATCTTCATGAACTGCTCAGAGCTTGGGAAATTATCCATCGTCTCTACACAGTTCAGGCTCACACCCGTCACATCCAGTTCCGTGAAGAATCCCGCTTCCCTGGTTTCTACTACAGAGGCGACTTCATGGGCCAGAATGACGAAGAATGGTTCTGCTTTGTTAACTCTTCTTATGACAAGAAGACTAACGAGTGGACTCTGAAAAAAGAACCCTACGTTAAAATCATCTCCGACTAGTGCGGTAAGACGTTTTAACCTAAGGATGTCTTGATATGAACCTCCAGGTGCCGGCTTACCGGTGCCTGGAGGTTTTTCAGATTATGCCTGCCCGGCCCTGTCTCCTTCTTTGCAAGCTTGCAAACAGATCGGTTATAGGTTACTACTTTGCAGTCTTGCAAATAAGGAGATCAGGATGCCGCCCCCGGGCTTAAACCGGATATAATTGGTTTGGCCAGGATCCGGCATACAAAATTTGGAACTCACACACAACACAATTACACAACTCAAATGCACGGAGGGACAGCATGACTACAGAAAACTCAGCCCCGGTAAGTGGAAGCATTATGGTGGTTGGCGGTGGAATCAGCGGCCTGACAACCGCTTTGGAAGCTGCCGAAGTGGGCTACGAAGTCTTCCTGATTGAAAAGGAAGCCTCCCTTGGTGGAAGAGTCACCCAGCTCAAGCACTACTTCCCCAAACTCTGCCCGCCTACCTGCGGTCTTGAAATCAATTACAGACGCCTCAAAGACAACAAGAACATCAAGGTGTACACGCTTTCCGAGGTACAGACCGTTGACGGCACGCCTGGAGACTACACCGTTACCGTGAAAACCGCACCCCGGTATGTTAACAGCAATTGCACCTGCTGCGGTGAATGTGAAAAAGTATGCGAAACTGAAATCAGCAATGAATTCAACTTCGGCATGGATCGCCGAAAAGCGGCATACCTGCCCCACAACATGGCCTTCCCCCAAAGATATGTCATGGATTCGGCCATGGGCAAAGAAGACCGGGATAAGGTTAAAGAAGCCTGCAAATATGACGCCGTTGATTTTACCATGGAAGAAAGCACATTTGACCTGAAAGTCGGCGCGGTTGTATTCACCACCGGATGGCAACCCTATGATGCCACCCGAATTGACAATCTTGGGTTTGGCCGTTACCAGAACATCATCACCAACATGATGCTGGAACGGTTGGCCTCTTCCAACGGCCCCACCGAAGGTAAAATCATCCGGCCGTCCGACGACAAAGCACCGGAAACCATCGCCTTTGCCCAGTGTGCAGGTTCCAGGGATGAGAACCACCTACCCTACTGCTCATACATTTGCTGCCTGGCATCTTTAAAACATGCCACATACATCAGAGCCCAGTATCCTGATGCAAAAATTTACATCTATTATATTGATCTGCGGACCCCGGGCAGAAAATATGAAAACTTCTATGCCAAACTTAAAGAAGATGAAAATGTTTTCTTTGTAAAAGGCAAAGTTGCTGAAGTCAGTGAAGAAAGCGGCACCGGCAACATCAATCTTGTGGCCGAAGATACCATCTCCGGAGAAAAAATCAGGCAGACCGTTGACATGCTGGTGCTTGCCACCGGAATGCAGCCCTCCTGCGCCATTGATAAGCCTGCAGCGGATCTGACCTTTGATGACGAAGGCTTTATTATCAATGACTTTTCCAAAGGCGGCCTGTTTGCAGCAGGGTGTGCCAATAAACCGGCCGATGTTGTGACATCCAACCAGAATGCAACCGGCATGGCCCTTAAAGCCATTCAGACTCTGAGGAGGTAACGAACCATGGATAAAAAATACGGCGTATATATCTGCACAGGCTGTGGTATCGGTGACACACTTGACATTGAATCGCTGAAAAGTATCCCCGATGACGAGGGTGTCAATTGCACTACCCACCCGTTCCTGTGCTCTAAGGCAGGTGTTGAACTCATCCAAAAGGACATTGACGAGGGCAAAGTAAACGCCATGGTGATTGGCGCTTGCTCCCGCCGGGTGAATTTTGATGTATTTAACTTTCCCGGATGCATCATTGAACGGTCCAATTTAAGAGAAGGCGTGGCATGGCCCCATTCACGGGAAACCTACCCTGCCCTGACAGAAGAACAAAAGGATGACGGAGAAAGCTTTGACCAGGTCCAGATGAAGGCCGAAGATTATATCAAAATGGGTATGATCCGGTTGGAAAAGGTCAACCTGCCCGAACCTTACCAGACACAGTCTTTTTCCAAAAAGGTACTTGTTCTCGGTGGCGGTGTAACCGGTATGTCTGCAGCCCTTGATGCTGCCAAAGCCGGTTATGAGGTTACCATCGTAGAAAAAGAGGCTGCCCTTGGCGGATATGCGGCTAAGCTGCGCGGCCAGATGCCTGTTCAATCTCCCTTTGAAACCCTTCAGGCACCTGTGGTTGACGCACTTATCCAGGAAGTTGAAGGCAACGCCAATATAGATGTACGCACCAACTGTATTGTGGCACGTATTGCCGGCCAGCCGGGAGAATTCACCGTAACCATGAAAAAACCCGGTGAAAAAATTCCCTTTGACGTACCCTATCCGCTGCCTCCCGAAGAGTTGGTGGATGAAAACGGCAAAGAACTGGATGCCGATGCGGCCCATGAAAAATACCTGAAATACAATGAAGGCAGAGAAGATATTCTTTCTCTTGACCCGAACGGCGAGCTTTACGGTGCTGTTGTTCTGGCAGCCGGCTGGCGCCCCGACGTCCTCGAAGGCGAAGCATACGCTCACCTTTCCATAGACAATCCCGATGTGGTCACCAATGACGAATTTGAAATGATTGCAGCCAAGGGAAAAATTCTGAAACCATCCAACGGCAAGGAAGCCAAAAGCGTTGTATTTATCCAGTCTCCCGGCAAAGATGAAGACGACAGTGATTTTGAATACACCGGCTCCGTCACTTCCATGGTTGCACTGAAACAGGCCCGTTATGTTAGAGAAGACTATGCAGACGGCAAAGCCTATGTTGTTTACCAGCACATGAGGACCCCCGGCCTGCAGGAATATTTCTACAAAGCCATGCAGCAGGATGACGGCATTTTCCTGACCAAGGGCGCTGTGACCGACGTTACTGCGACAAGTAGTGAACTGATGGTGACTGCCCAAAACACACTGCTGGGTGAAAACCTGGTACTCAAAGCCGACATGGTTGTTGTGGCAAGCGGCATGGTTCCGGCCACCAAGGACAACCCGATCATCAACCTGGCCTACCGCCAGGGTCCCGGCTTCAGGGATAATGATATTTTTGGCCAGTATGCGGATTCCAACTATATCTGCTTCCCCTATGAAACCCAGAGAACTGGTGTTTATGCGGCCGGTACCATCCGTCGGGCTATGACCATTGAAGAGTCCATGGAAGACGCCGCCGGTGCTGCACTCAAAGCAATTCAGTGTATTGAAAGTGCCAACCGCGGCATGGCCGTACATCCGCGTTCCGGTGATATGACTTACCCGGACTTCTTCTTCCAGAGATGCACCCAGTGCAAACGCTGTACGGTTGAATGCCCCTTCGGTGCCCTGGATGATGATGCCAGAGGAACCCCAAAAGCCAATCCTACCCGTTGCCGCCGCTGTGGTACCTGTATGGGTGCTTGTCCGGAACGTATTATCTCCTTTGCTGATTACACAATTGACAGTATCGGCTCCCAGGTCAAGGCCATCAGTGTTCCGTCCGAAGACGATTATGATGAACCACCCTTGCGTTTCCTGGCCCTGGTATGTGAAAACGATGCGCTGCCCGCATTGGATATGGTAGGTATGAACCGTGTGGATTACTCACCGGATGTCCGGGTAATTCCAGTTCGCTGCCTGGGTTCCGTGAATACCATCTGGATCAAGGACGCATTGGCCCAGGGTATTGACGGTGTTATTCTCATCGGCTGCAAACATGGTGATGATTACCAGTGCCATTTTGTCAAAGGTTCCGAACTTGCTGAAATCCGCGTGAAAAAGATCGGTGATGCCCTTGCGTCACTGGCCCTTGAAAATGAGCGTGTAGCGTTTGAGGAAGTTGCCATTGATGAATATGACAAACTGCCCAAGATCATCAACGACTTTGTTGAAGAAGTAGACGCACTTGGCCCGAACCCGTTCAAAGGATTCTAACGACGGCATACAAACTTAATGGAGGTATCTACTACTATGAGTGCCAATTATATTGCCCAACCAGATCTGGGATTTATTGCCGAGATTAGAGGTCTTGGCGGAGAAACCCTGAAAAAATGTTACCAATGCGCCACATGTTCCGTGGCCTGCCCCATTGCACCGGAAGACAGCCCCTTTCCCAGAAAGGAAATGATTGCGGCTTCCTGGGGTCTTAAAGACAAACTGATCAGCAACGGCGACATCTGGCTGTGCCACCAGTGTGGCGACTGCACAGATATGTGTCCCCGGGGCGCGGCCCCTGGTGATGTACTGGCAGCCATCCGTTCTGCAGCCATCACCGAGTACGCAACCCCAAAACCCCTTGCCAAGGCAGTAAACGATCCGAGCAAGCTGCCGTATCTGCTTGGTATCCCGGCAGCTTGGTTCGCTCTGCTTGCCATTATCACCATGGGTTTCGGCGGTATCATGGAAAAAATTTTTCATTTTCTGTTCGGAGATGCCCTTGGCGGACGCCTTCACTGGTCCCATGCCCACCCAGGTGCTGAGCACGTTATTGCCCACTCTAACTTTATATCCACCTGGTTTGTGGATATGACGTTTGTTCCCACGGCTATTTTTGCCACTGCCGTTTTCTTTCTTGCTCTGAAACGCTTTATTGTCGACATTCATGACAATGCGGTTCTTGAAGGGAAAACCGACAAAACCAGCCTTGATTACAAAGCTCTTTTAATGTCAATTAAAAATATCATCCCCATGGTATTGAAACATGATAAGTTCAACCAGTGCGGATCCAATAAAGATCGTGCCACCCCGCACATGATGGTGCTTTTTGCCTTTATCGGTCTTTTCATCGTTACTGCAGTATGCGGCATTATGCTTTATGTAGGCGGTTATGCAGGTCCTTATCCCCAGCTGAACCCCATTAAATGGTTGGCCAATATCGCAGGTGTTTCCCTGGTCATCGGTTCAGGTATAATGATCAAAAATAGACTGACCAACAAAGATCAGGTTACTGCCTATAAAGACTGGTTTATTCTTGGTGTTGTATTTGCCATAGGTCTTTCCGGTATGCTCACGGAAATGGCCCGTATAGCTGAAATTGCATGGCTTGCTTACTTCTTTTACTGGATTCATCTGGTTGCTATATTCAACCTGTTTGCATTCCTGCCGTTTTCAAAAATGGCCCACATTGTCTACCGTACGGTTGCCATGGGCTATGCTGATTACGCCAACAGAAAATAAATAGCGTTTAAGCAGTACAATATATAAAAAGAGGGCCGGTTTTTACCGGCCCTCTTTTTATTTGCAGCCCTAAAATACCGATTTTTTAATGTACCAGACACAAAGAAATAAAAGGCCTTCCACTTGATGAACCTGCCAAGTGTATATATATTACACTTAAATACTGCAAATGCCATTTGGATCGCAAAGTATGACTCCAGGTAAACAGCAGTCAGCCTACAGCATATCTTTGCTCATATTGAAAACCGATTTTTAATGCGTTTTTACAATTCGAGGTGTTTTGAAGCTTATGTGAAAATTCTGATAAGCTACTTTGATATTTTATTGTAGGCTTTAGTGTTGATAGACCGGCCCGGCCATGGCCGTTTTATAAGAAATTCTTGGTAAGACATTCAAATCCTACAAACTTTGTTGTGGGCCGAAGCTTGGGTGCAGATAGACCAAGGACGGCCCCTGGCCGTTATATGAAATTAAATTATGTGATGGAGAAAATTAAATGAAAAAATTGATTATCACAGGTATTATTTTTGTTTTTTCAGCCACCCTTTTTTCATGTGCAACCATGCAGACAAATCAACAAAGGGGAACGGCTGTGGGTGCAGGTACCGGCGCAGCCGTCGGCGCCATTTTAGGTCAAGTCATCGGTAGAGACACTGAATCAACGCTGATCGGAGCCGGTATCGGGGCCGCCCTAGGTGGATTAGCAGGTAATCAGGTCGGCAAATATATGGATCTGCAGGAGCGGGAGTTACGACATGCAATAGCAGCATCCGAATCGGCAAGTATACAAAGAGAACAGGATATTCTAAGGGCAACCTTTAAATCCGAAACTTTTTTTGATTATGACTCAAGCCGTTTAAAACCAGGGGCATACCCTGAACTACGACGGGTGTCGGACATCTTAATCAAATATCCTCATTCCCGCATCGAGGTGGCTGGGCACACGGATACAAAAGGTTCGGTAGAATACAACCAAAAACTGTCCGAACAAAGAGCTGAAGTTGTGGCAAACCAATTAATTTACAATGGCGTTTCAGGCCAAAGAGTTACCGCTTTAGGCTATGGAGAATCCCGGCCAATATCTTCTAATGACGCAATGAACCGTCGTGTAGAAATCGTTATTAAGCCGATAATGGAAAGCACATATTAATAATGCAAGACGATTATAAAAAAGTATAAAGAGGCATGCAACAATGAATTTCATACCATCTTCAGATAGAATGAAAAATGTCCATTCAGACATTCGCGGTCCTGTTTTTGAAAAAGCCATGGAAATGGTTTCTGCTGGCATTGATGTTCTAAGACTTAATACAGGAAATCCCGATACGTTTGGATTTAGCATGCCTGACAGTGTGCGCACGGCCTTAGTTAATAATGTAGATAAGGCAGTTGGATATTGTGACTTGAAAGGTATGCCCGAGGCCAGAAAAGCCATATGTGACTATCACGTTGGCAAAGGGATTTTGAACCTGACCATGGATGATATATTCATTGGCAACGGGGTCAGTGAAGTTGTCAATATGGCCATGACCACGTTTTTAAATCCCGGTGATGAGATTCTTATTCCATCTCCAAGTTATTCCCTTTGGACGAATATGGCGCATATTGTAGGCGCGACACCCGTGCTTTACCGGTGTGATGAGGCCTCTGATTGGTATCCGGATGTGGCTGATATTCAAAAAAAAATAACACCTAAAACGCAAGCTATCGTTGTTATCAACCCCAACAATCCGACAGGGGCACTATATTCCAAAGAGGTGCTGGAGCAGATCATTCAAATCGCAAAAGCGAACAAGTTGCTTATTTGTTCTGATGAAATTTATGACCGGCTGGTGATGGATGATTTGGAACATGTTTCCACAGCAGCACTTGCACCGGATATGCCGGTCTTCACCTTCAATGGACTATCTAAATCACACATCGTATGCGGGTTCCGTTGTGGCTGGGCAGCAATCAGCGGGCCGAGTCAGCAAAAAGGTGACTTAATCGCATCTATGACGAAACTGGCTGCCATGCGTTTGTGCGGCAATGCTCTCACACAACTTGTGATTCCAGCAGCATTGGATGATAATGAAAGCACAAAGGCGTTGATCTCCCCCGGAGGAAGAATTTACGAACAACGAGACGCGACCCTTAAAGCTTTAGATCAAATCGAGGGAATAACATATGTTAAAAACTCGGCAGCATTCTATCTTTTCCCCAAAATTGATGCCCCCAAATTTAACATTACAAATGACAAAAAATTTGTAATGGATTTGCTGGAGAGCAAGCATATCCTGCTTGTTGCAGGAAGCGGGTTTGACTGGCCGGACCCAGACCATTTTAGAATCGTCATGTTACCGGAACCAACGGTACTGACAACCGCAATGCAGCAAATAGGTGATTTCCTCAGTACCTACCGTCAAAAATAATACTTGAAATTTTTTAAAATGGATATTTATGAGCCGCACCTCCTATATTGATTTACATATCCATTCGGAATATACGCAGAATAACGGATTGAGTACAGTCCCGGCACTTGTAGAAAGAGCCGTATCATACAATATGGATGCTCTGGCGATTACGGACAGTGGAAATGTATCCGGAGTGCCGGAGTTTTATGAGGTATGTATTCGTTCGGGTATAAAACCAATCATCGGATTGGGGTTTTACTTTGCCGATGACTCTCGTTTTGCCCAAAGCACCCAAAAATACCATCTGGTTCTTCTGGCAGAAAACAATATTGGCTTTATGCACCTGTTAGAACTGGCAGAACGGTCTTTTACACAAGGATTTTACAAGCGCCCCAGGATTGATTTTGAGCTGCTTGAGACCTATTACGACGGGCTTATCTGCCTTACAGGCGGCCTTGGGGGCGTTGTTGACAAATATTTA is a genomic window of uncultured Desulfobacter sp. containing:
- a CDS encoding YkgJ family cysteine cluster protein, encoding MNDEMLPVMLDDPMQFNCSPDNPCFNQCCRDLNQALTPYDVLRMKNAVNLPSGQFLQKYTSRHTGPGSGLPVLTFKANPATGHACPFVTDSGCSIYNDRPGSCRMYPLARAVAKDRRTGEKVEYFALIEEEHCKGFGVQGDRTVAQWLKGQDVIDHNTENDKILELISLKNQIRPGQLEGAEEDIFYTALYDLDNFKIQIEEKGLLASLDLPKDSVEKIVADDLSLLNFGIAWVKYQLFGKDLEI
- the aprB gene encoding adenylyl-sulfate reductase subunit beta is translated as MPSFVIAEKCDGCKGGDKTACMYICPNDLMVLDANAMKAYNQEPDQCWECYSCVKICPSQAIEVRGYSDFVPMGAAVQPMMGTEDIMWTCKFRNGVVKRFKFPIRTTPEGEANAYEDLKGKDLSSGLLSTQEADGYVLVAPTELA
- the aprA gene encoding adenylyl-sulfate reductase subunit alpha is translated as MALPNKPAGEIKVVREPEVEKRDVDVLIVGGGMAACGTAFEIKKWADDDTKILLVDKAALERSGAVAQGLSAINTYIGDNKPEDYVRMVRNDLMGIVREDLIFDLGRHVDDSVHLFEEWGLPIWKKTDDGKNLDGKKGQKAGTLKAGATPVRTGKWQIMINGESYKRIVAEAGKKALGDENILERVFIVEILNDKDDPTRAAGAVGFSVRENKVYIISAKVMMVACGGAVNIYQPRSVAEGKGRAWYPVWNAGSTYTMALRAGAELSMMENRFTPARFKDGYGPVGAWFLLFKAKTVNGLGENYAGSDDAKAELEKYAPYGTAAVTPTCLRNHLMMKEYKEGRGPIIMETTKALAALGETMDKKELKHLESEAWEDFLDMSVGQAGLWCATNTEPEKKDSEIMPTEPYLLGSHSGCCGIWCSGPEEDWVPDSYKWGYNRMTTCKGLFTAGDGVGCSGHKFSSGSHAEGRIIAKSMLQYLKAEGDKVSGFAETDQELVDMVYYPVYNYLDNCEYTTATDVNPNYCKPAGMAMRLMKMTNEYGAGTATFYMTNGKSLEVLMDLFEMFREDLEKIAAGDLHELLRAWEIIHRLYTVQAHTRHIQFREESRFPGFYYRGDFMGQNDEEWFCFVNSSYDKKTNEWTLKKEPYVKIISD
- a CDS encoding CoB--CoM heterodisulfide reductase iron-sulfur subunit A family protein encodes the protein MTTENSAPVSGSIMVVGGGISGLTTALEAAEVGYEVFLIEKEASLGGRVTQLKHYFPKLCPPTCGLEINYRRLKDNKNIKVYTLSEVQTVDGTPGDYTVTVKTAPRYVNSNCTCCGECEKVCETEISNEFNFGMDRRKAAYLPHNMAFPQRYVMDSAMGKEDRDKVKEACKYDAVDFTMEESTFDLKVGAVVFTTGWQPYDATRIDNLGFGRYQNIITNMMLERLASSNGPTEGKIIRPSDDKAPETIAFAQCAGSRDENHLPYCSYICCLASLKHATYIRAQYPDAKIYIYYIDLRTPGRKYENFYAKLKEDENVFFVKGKVAEVSEESGTGNINLVAEDTISGEKIRQTVDMLVLATGMQPSCAIDKPAADLTFDDEGFIINDFSKGGLFAAGCANKPADVVTSNQNATGMALKAIQTLRR
- a CDS encoding FAD-dependent oxidoreductase, with amino-acid sequence MDKKYGVYICTGCGIGDTLDIESLKSIPDDEGVNCTTHPFLCSKAGVELIQKDIDEGKVNAMVIGACSRRVNFDVFNFPGCIIERSNLREGVAWPHSRETYPALTEEQKDDGESFDQVQMKAEDYIKMGMIRLEKVNLPEPYQTQSFSKKVLVLGGGVTGMSAALDAAKAGYEVTIVEKEAALGGYAAKLRGQMPVQSPFETLQAPVVDALIQEVEGNANIDVRTNCIVARIAGQPGEFTVTMKKPGEKIPFDVPYPLPPEELVDENGKELDADAAHEKYLKYNEGREDILSLDPNGELYGAVVLAAGWRPDVLEGEAYAHLSIDNPDVVTNDEFEMIAAKGKILKPSNGKEAKSVVFIQSPGKDEDDSDFEYTGSVTSMVALKQARYVREDYADGKAYVVYQHMRTPGLQEYFYKAMQQDDGIFLTKGAVTDVTATSSELMVTAQNTLLGENLVLKADMVVVASGMVPATKDNPIINLAYRQGPGFRDNDIFGQYADSNYICFPYETQRTGVYAAGTIRRAMTIEESMEDAAGAALKAIQCIESANRGMAVHPRSGDMTYPDFFFQRCTQCKRCTVECPFGALDDDARGTPKANPTRCRRCGTCMGACPERIISFADYTIDSIGSQVKAISVPSEDDYDEPPLRFLALVCENDALPALDMVGMNRVDYSPDVRVIPVRCLGSVNTIWIKDALAQGIDGVILIGCKHGDDYQCHFVKGSELAEIRVKKIGDALASLALENERVAFEEVAIDEYDKLPKIINDFVEEVDALGPNPFKGF
- the qmoC gene encoding quinone-interacting membrane-bound oxidoreductase complex subunit QmoC; its protein translation is MSANYIAQPDLGFIAEIRGLGGETLKKCYQCATCSVACPIAPEDSPFPRKEMIAASWGLKDKLISNGDIWLCHQCGDCTDMCPRGAAPGDVLAAIRSAAITEYATPKPLAKAVNDPSKLPYLLGIPAAWFALLAIITMGFGGIMEKIFHFLFGDALGGRLHWSHAHPGAEHVIAHSNFISTWFVDMTFVPTAIFATAVFFLALKRFIVDIHDNAVLEGKTDKTSLDYKALLMSIKNIIPMVLKHDKFNQCGSNKDRATPHMMVLFAFIGLFIVTAVCGIMLYVGGYAGPYPQLNPIKWLANIAGVSLVIGSGIMIKNRLTNKDQVTAYKDWFILGVVFAIGLSGMLTEMARIAEIAWLAYFFYWIHLVAIFNLFAFLPFSKMAHIVYRTVAMGYADYANRK
- a CDS encoding OmpA family protein encodes the protein MKKLIITGIIFVFSATLFSCATMQTNQQRGTAVGAGTGAAVGAILGQVIGRDTESTLIGAGIGAALGGLAGNQVGKYMDLQERELRHAIAASESASIQREQDILRATFKSETFFDYDSSRLKPGAYPELRRVSDILIKYPHSRIEVAGHTDTKGSVEYNQKLSEQRAEVVANQLIYNGVSGQRVTALGYGESRPISSNDAMNRRVEIVIKPIMESTY
- a CDS encoding aminotransferase class I/II-fold pyridoxal phosphate-dependent enzyme, producing MNFIPSSDRMKNVHSDIRGPVFEKAMEMVSAGIDVLRLNTGNPDTFGFSMPDSVRTALVNNVDKAVGYCDLKGMPEARKAICDYHVGKGILNLTMDDIFIGNGVSEVVNMAMTTFLNPGDEILIPSPSYSLWTNMAHIVGATPVLYRCDEASDWYPDVADIQKKITPKTQAIVVINPNNPTGALYSKEVLEQIIQIAKANKLLICSDEIYDRLVMDDLEHVSTAALAPDMPVFTFNGLSKSHIVCGFRCGWAAISGPSQQKGDLIASMTKLAAMRLCGNALTQLVIPAALDDNESTKALISPGGRIYEQRDATLKALDQIEGITYVKNSAAFYLFPKIDAPKFNITNDKKFVMDLLESKHILLVAGSGFDWPDPDHFRIVMLPEPTVLTTAMQQIGDFLSTYRQK